A single Gambusia affinis linkage group LG22, SWU_Gaff_1.0, whole genome shotgun sequence DNA region contains:
- the fam110c gene encoding protein FAM110C, producing METSNDATKILEKGPEYLRKQMELENETKGRMSAVERLAASKPKYVKSQQVVNSTQEPVISLGSASVSSTGSSSQSINRNENCVSRSTSSVHKDVPQLCVPEQLNRPTGKKRPDSILLYRQKCDLLRGSTLKNRRHPITRKLPLNSGDKHVPVLLAADRKHDHDGSKEKISTPEGKAKECIIGVVISQSEKKSNGATEDNNEKPTAGGLLAVPEIEMRTGKGVSRSHSDISSRYSKNFADFDAFFKYCGLDGEVIETLGRENFSARSDEIVINIRSASISTSDDGFSRDSSDSNGLLENELHKTVQQGTSVIERNARVIKWLYSCKNAADAGKKLRDLD from the coding sequence ATGGAGACAAGTAATGACGCCACAAAAATTCTTGAAAAGGGTCCGGAATACCTTCGGAAGCAAATGGAACTGGAGAATGAGACAAAGGGACGTATGAGTGCCGTGGAGAGGCTTGCTGCTAGTAAACCAAAGTACGTCAAAAGTCAGCAAGTGGTCAACTCTACCCAGGAGCCAGTGATCAGTCTTGGTTCAGCGTCTGTGAGTAGCACCGGGTCTTCAAGCCAAAGCATAAACCGCAATGAAAATTGTGTCTCTCGGAGTACCTCATCAGTACATAAAGATGTTCCACAACTCTGTGTACCGGAACAACTAAATCGGCCCACTGGCAAAAAAAGACCAGACTCTATTCTGCTTTACAGACAGAAATGTGACTTACTTCGAGGATCAACACTCAAGAACCGAAGGCACCCCATAACTAGAAAGCTGCCACTCAATTCTGGGGATAAACATGTCCCTGTGCTTCTGGCTGCTGACAGGAAACATGATCATGATGGCAGCAAAGAAAAAATCAGCACACCTGAGGGAAAAGCAAAGGAATGTATCATCGGTGTAGTTATTTCTCAGTCAGAGAAAAAGTCTAATGGAGCAACAGAGGACAACAATGAAAAGCCAACAGCTGGTGGTCTGCTTGCAGTTCCTGAGATTGAGATGAGGACTGGCAAGGGAGTGAGCCGTTCCCACTCAGATATCAGCTCAAGATACTCTAAAAATTTTGCAgactttgatgcatttttcaaGTACTGCGGCCTGGACGGTGAGGTGATTGAGACCTTGGGGAGGGAGAACTTCTCGGCTCGCTCTGATGAGATTGTGATAAACATTCGGAGCGCCAGCATCTCCACATCTGATGATGGCTTCTCAAGGGATAGCAGTGACAGCAATGGGCTTCTTGAGAACGAGCTGCACAAAACAGTACAGCAAGGCACATCAGTAATTGAGCGCAATGCGCGTGTCATCAAATGGCTGTACAGCTGCAAAAACGCTGCGGATGCTGGCAAGAAGTTACGGGACCTTGACTGA